Proteins encoded by one window of Sphingosinicella sp. BN140058:
- a CDS encoding hydrolase, producing the protein MTFRNGLDSLLRPEDSVLVLIDHQPYQLANLNSHDPHAVVNNTTGLAKTAKLFGVPTILTSVIADRGGLIFKQVTDVFPGQEVIDRTSINTWEDQKVVDAVKATGRKQLVIAGLWTEICVAMPAIQAAGEGWDVTVITDASGGTSVEAHEVAIQRMIAAGINMMTWVALAAEWQRDWARVDSAGPLTQVMIDHVGGSGIAYMWEQQLLNTPAPAVPSPGV; encoded by the coding sequence ATGACCTTCCGCAACGGCCTCGACTCGCTTCTTCGTCCCGAGGATTCCGTCCTCGTCCTGATCGATCACCAGCCTTACCAACTGGCCAATCTCAACAGCCATGATCCGCATGCCGTCGTCAACAACACCACCGGCTTGGCGAAGACGGCCAAGCTCTTCGGCGTTCCGACAATCCTGACCAGCGTGATCGCGGATCGCGGCGGCCTGATCTTCAAGCAGGTCACCGACGTGTTCCCCGGCCAGGAGGTGATCGATCGCACCTCCATCAACACGTGGGAAGATCAGAAGGTCGTCGATGCGGTCAAGGCGACCGGGCGCAAGCAGCTGGTCATCGCCGGCCTGTGGACCGAGATCTGCGTCGCGATGCCCGCCATCCAGGCGGCCGGCGAGGGCTGGGACGTGACGGTGATCACCGACGCGTCGGGCGGCACCTCGGTCGAGGCGCACGAGGTCGCCATTCAGCGCATGATCGCCGCCGGAATCAACATGATGACCTGGGTCGCGCTGGCCGCCGAATGGCAGCGCGACTGGGCGCGCGTCGACAGCGCAGGCCCGCTGACCCAGGTCATGATCGACCATGTCGGCGGCAGCGGCATCGCCTACATGTGGGAGCAGCAATTGCTCAACACCCCGGCACCCGCCGTTCCGTCGCCGGGCGTCTGA
- a CDS encoding Atu2307/SP_0267 family LLM class monooxygenase encodes MDIGIDSFAAILPDPRTGLLPSATERMADLLEEVVLADRVGLDVFGIGEHHRAEFLDSAPAIILAAAAARTSRIRLTSAVTVLSAVDPVRLFQEFATLDLISKGRAELVVGRGSFGEAFPLFGLDPQAYDDLFAEKLDLFLQLGETSHPRWQGHFRPELSGQGVFPRPHQDRLPVWIGVGGTPQSFARAGVLGLPLMVAIIGGTFDRFRPLVDLYREAGARAGHDPAALKVGVHALGFVGETHAAAADAFFPGWAHLTATVGRERGWSPPTRAQFDAMAGPDGAFLVGAPATVAAKIRRASEVLGGLSRITFQMSTASLETAAMKRSIELLGTEVAPMVRANLDDEGVRT; translated from the coding sequence ATGGACATCGGCATCGACAGCTTCGCAGCCATCCTTCCCGATCCGCGAACGGGGCTGCTGCCGTCCGCGACCGAGCGCATGGCCGATCTTCTCGAGGAGGTCGTGCTCGCGGACAGGGTCGGCCTCGACGTCTTCGGCATCGGCGAGCACCATCGCGCGGAATTTCTCGATTCCGCACCGGCGATCATTCTGGCCGCCGCGGCCGCACGCACCAGCCGCATTCGGCTGACGAGCGCGGTAACGGTGCTGAGCGCTGTCGATCCGGTGCGCCTGTTCCAGGAATTCGCAACGCTGGATCTGATCTCGAAGGGCCGCGCCGAACTGGTCGTCGGACGCGGATCGTTCGGCGAGGCCTTTCCGCTCTTCGGCCTCGATCCGCAGGCGTATGACGATCTCTTCGCCGAGAAGCTCGATCTCTTCCTGCAGCTCGGCGAGACCAGCCATCCGCGCTGGCAGGGCCACTTTCGCCCTGAACTCAGCGGCCAGGGCGTGTTCCCGCGTCCGCACCAGGATCGGCTGCCGGTGTGGATCGGAGTCGGCGGCACGCCGCAATCCTTCGCCCGCGCAGGCGTGCTCGGGCTGCCGCTGATGGTCGCGATCATCGGCGGCACGTTCGATCGCTTTCGCCCGCTCGTCGATCTCTACCGCGAAGCTGGGGCGCGAGCCGGGCATGATCCGGCGGCGCTCAAGGTGGGTGTCCACGCGCTCGGCTTTGTCGGCGAAACCCATGCCGCGGCCGCCGACGCCTTCTTCCCCGGCTGGGCGCACCTGACCGCAACCGTCGGCCGCGAGCGCGGCTGGTCGCCGCCGACGCGCGCGCAGTTCGACGCCATGGCCGGGCCGGACGGCGCATTCCTGGTTGGAGCGCCGGCGACGGTCGCCGCCAAGATCCGGCGCGCAAGCGAGGTCCTCGGAGGCCTTTCGCGCATCACCTTCCAGATGAGCACCGCGTCGCTCGAAACGGCCGCGATGAAGCGCTCGATCGAACTGCTCGGAACCGAAGTTGCGCCGATGGTGCGCGCCAATCTCGACGATGAAGGAGTACGAACATGA
- a CDS encoding pirin family protein: protein MIEMVIDQRRRDLGGGFEVGRVLPYARRRMVGPFIFFDHMGPVDIAAGADRNLDVRPHPHIGLSTVSYLFSGEIMHRDSLGYAQAIRPAEVNWMVAGRGITHSERLERARAVGDRIHGIQAWVALPTELEETAPAFSHHAGDDLPQWQEAGVKGHLIAGSAYGLVAGAATHSPLFYAHLDMAAGATAEIPSGHSERALYVAAGEVEMEGRTFGAGKMLVVGTGASRVRATVPATVMVLGGEPVGERFIFWNFVSSSKDRLEQAASDWRAGRMKLPDADDREFIPLPDAPAPSAPAMS, encoded by the coding sequence ATGATCGAAATGGTCATTGATCAGCGGCGCCGCGATCTCGGCGGCGGGTTCGAGGTCGGGCGGGTGCTGCCCTACGCCAGGCGGCGGATGGTCGGTCCGTTCATCTTCTTCGATCACATGGGCCCGGTCGACATCGCCGCCGGCGCGGACCGAAATCTCGACGTCCGCCCGCACCCGCATATCGGCCTGTCGACGGTCAGCTATCTGTTCTCCGGCGAGATCATGCACCGCGACAGCCTGGGGTACGCGCAGGCGATCCGCCCGGCGGAGGTCAACTGGATGGTCGCCGGGCGCGGCATCACCCACAGCGAGCGGCTGGAGCGTGCCCGGGCGGTCGGCGACCGCATCCACGGCATCCAGGCCTGGGTCGCACTGCCGACCGAATTAGAGGAGACCGCCCCCGCTTTCTCGCACCATGCGGGCGACGACCTGCCGCAATGGCAGGAGGCGGGGGTGAAAGGGCACCTCATCGCCGGCAGCGCCTATGGCCTGGTCGCCGGCGCCGCCACCCATTCGCCCCTCTTCTACGCGCATCTCGACATGGCTGCAGGTGCCACCGCCGAGATCCCCTCCGGTCACAGCGAGCGCGCGCTCTATGTTGCCGCCGGCGAGGTCGAGATGGAGGGTCGAACCTTTGGGGCCGGCAAGATGCTGGTGGTCGGAACCGGCGCTTCGCGGGTCCGGGCGACCGTGCCGGCCACGGTGATGGTGCTTGGCGGCGAGCCGGTCGGCGAGCGCTTCATCTTCTGGAACTTCGTCTCCTCGTCCAAGGACCGCCTGGAACAGGCCGCGTCGGACTGGCGGGCGGGACGCATGAAGCTGCCGGACGCCGACGACCGCGAATTCATCCCGCTGCCGGACGCCCCTGCCCCGTCCGCGCCGGCAATGTCGTGA
- a CDS encoding SDR family NAD(P)-dependent oxidoreductase, whose translation MIDLNGKRALVAGGSRGIGAAIAVALAENGADVAFTYRNSAEQARAVAQAIEAAGRRAVAIRADSADPQAIARAVDETVAALGGLDILINSAGIGSYGPLADLDLGEYQTLMDVNVRAPMLFAKAAIPHLPAGGRIVTIGSGLGERVPFPGVTAYAVSKAALTAFTRGLSRELGPAGITVNLVQPGSTDTDANPAGGDAAEVQRSMTSLGRYAEPREIANAVVFLASPAASVITGAILNADAGALA comes from the coding sequence ATGATCGACCTGAATGGCAAGCGCGCGCTGGTGGCCGGAGGATCGCGCGGGATCGGTGCCGCGATCGCAGTGGCGCTGGCCGAGAACGGCGCCGACGTTGCTTTCACCTACCGCAATTCGGCCGAGCAGGCCCGAGCGGTTGCGCAAGCGATCGAGGCGGCCGGGCGCCGGGCCGTGGCGATCCGCGCCGACAGCGCCGATCCGCAGGCGATCGCGCGCGCCGTCGACGAGACCGTCGCTGCTCTTGGCGGGCTCGACATCCTCATCAACAGTGCCGGCATCGGCTCTTACGGCCCGCTCGCCGACCTCGATCTCGGCGAATATCAGACGCTGATGGACGTGAACGTGCGCGCACCGATGCTGTTCGCCAAGGCTGCGATTCCGCATCTGCCGGCCGGCGGCCGCATCGTCACCATCGGTTCGGGTCTCGGCGAGCGGGTGCCCTTCCCGGGCGTCACTGCCTACGCCGTCTCGAAGGCGGCGCTGACCGCGTTCACCCGCGGCCTCTCTCGCGAACTCGGACCCGCCGGCATCACCGTCAATCTCGTGCAGCCCGGGTCGACCGACACCGATGCGAACCCCGCCGGCGGCGACGCTGCCGAGGTCCAGCGGAGCATGACCTCGCTCGGCCGCTATGCCGAGCCGCGGGAGATCGCCAATGCGGTCGTGTTCCTGGCGAGCCCGGCCGCGAGCGTGATCACCGGCGCGATCCTCAACGCCGACGCCGGCGCGCTCGCGTGA
- a CDS encoding zinc-dependent alcohol dehydrogenase family protein, which yields MRETMKAIVLAKFGGFDAFEMRDVAVPAVGSRQVRVRVHATAINPLDYQIRRGDYADYVPLPAIIGHDVSGVVEETGADVGEFAVGDEVYYTPRIFGGPGSYAEQHVADVDLVARKPRNISHLEAASLTLVGGTVWESLVTRARLAVHETILIHGGAGGVGSVAIQLAKAMGARVITTARRSNHDFVRSLGADDVIDHRADDYVAAVADLTQGQGVDVVFDTIGGDALTRSPLVLADAGRVVSIVDIAQPQNLIEAWGKNAAYHFVFTRQNRGKLDALTNLVERGLIKPVIGAVLPLAQIGEAHELLEAGGSRGLRGKVAIDVAGQVVNP from the coding sequence ATGCGCGAAACCATGAAGGCGATCGTCCTCGCCAAATTCGGCGGCTTCGATGCGTTCGAGATGCGCGATGTTGCCGTGCCCGCCGTCGGATCTCGGCAGGTCCGGGTGCGGGTTCACGCCACCGCAATCAATCCCCTGGATTATCAGATCCGCCGCGGCGACTATGCCGATTACGTGCCGCTCCCCGCCATCATCGGTCACGACGTGTCCGGCGTGGTGGAAGAGACGGGCGCGGACGTCGGCGAGTTCGCAGTCGGCGACGAGGTCTACTACACGCCCAGGATCTTCGGCGGCCCCGGCTCCTATGCGGAGCAGCATGTCGCCGATGTCGATCTGGTCGCCCGCAAGCCGCGCAACATCAGCCATCTGGAGGCCGCAAGCCTGACGCTGGTCGGGGGAACGGTCTGGGAATCTCTGGTGACCCGCGCCCGGCTTGCCGTTCACGAGACCATCTTGATCCACGGCGGTGCCGGCGGCGTTGGCTCGGTGGCGATCCAGCTTGCCAAAGCAATGGGCGCGCGTGTCATCACGACGGCGCGCCGCAGCAACCATGATTTCGTCCGTTCGCTCGGAGCGGACGACGTGATCGACCACCGCGCCGATGACTATGTCGCGGCGGTGGCGGACCTGACGCAGGGGCAAGGGGTGGATGTCGTGTTCGACACGATCGGCGGCGACGCGCTGACGCGGTCCCCGCTCGTCCTTGCCGATGCCGGACGCGTGGTCAGCATCGTCGACATCGCCCAGCCGCAGAATTTGATCGAAGCCTGGGGCAAGAACGCCGCCTACCATTTCGTCTTCACCCGGCAGAATCGGGGCAAGCTAGACGCGCTGACCAACCTCGTCGAACGCGGCCTGATCAAGCCGGTGATAGGTGCGGTGCTGCCCTTGGCCCAAATCGGCGAAGCGCATGAACTGCTCGAAGCGGGCGGCTCGCGCGGGCTTCGCGGCAAGGTGGCGATCGACGTCGCAGGCCAGGTCGTGAACCCATAA